A region from the Leptospirillum ferriphilum ML-04 genome encodes:
- a CDS encoding OsmC family protein, which yields MNHINEKALGKTIEMFSKEPEKAVKEFSVEGEWILEEGAPQFRSRIPFERGEATLSMDNPTPMGGSGSAPNPLQYCLFGLASCFASTYMMVATQKGVAIDRLSVRVENRVDMTRPLGLSDNPLTEGVRILLRVTSEAKEAVLREIEELSRKSCPAVYCLTQPIPLTVEVDAGRS from the coding sequence ATGAATCACATCAACGAAAAAGCATTGGGAAAAACTATCGAAATGTTTTCGAAAGAACCGGAGAAAGCGGTCAAGGAATTTTCCGTCGAAGGAGAATGGATCCTGGAGGAGGGAGCCCCCCAGTTCAGATCCCGGATTCCCTTCGAGAGGGGGGAAGCGACCCTCTCGATGGACAACCCGACTCCCATGGGAGGTTCGGGAAGTGCCCCGAATCCTCTCCAGTATTGCCTTTTCGGTCTGGCTTCCTGTTTCGCGTCGACCTACATGATGGTCGCGACGCAGAAAGGGGTGGCCATCGACCGGCTTTCGGTCCGGGTGGAAAACCGGGTGGATATGACTCGTCCGCTGGGGTTGTCGGATAACCCTCTGACCGAAGGGGTCCGGATCCTTCTCCGGGTGACAAGCGAAGCCAAAGAGGCGGTTCTTCGAGAGATCGAAGAACTCTCCCGGAAGTCCTGCCCGGCGGTCTACTGCCTGACCCAGCCAATTCCGCTCACGGTCGAGGTCGATGCGGGGCGATCATAA
- a CDS encoding OsmC family protein gives MNTADKRTPNGVDLEKLTGTVEAVKASPALARFTFRAHNRWVGGAQSKTTIQGFYGTGKEDTSRKVPFVLEGDEPPVLLGNDAGPNAVEVVLHALASCLVVGFVYNAAARGIGIDSLELDLEGDLDLQGFLGLSKSVRPGYEGIRVVCRVGSKASDQELQKLWAEAQNISPVLDIVRNPVPVSLEIQKIS, from the coding sequence TTGAATACAGCGGACAAAAGAACTCCCAACGGAGTGGATCTTGAAAAGTTGACCGGGACGGTCGAAGCGGTCAAAGCCTCTCCCGCTCTGGCCCGATTTACCTTTCGAGCCCATAACCGGTGGGTTGGCGGGGCTCAATCAAAAACGACAATCCAGGGGTTTTACGGAACGGGGAAAGAAGATACTTCCCGAAAGGTTCCTTTTGTTCTGGAAGGCGATGAACCGCCGGTCCTTCTTGGAAACGATGCCGGGCCCAATGCTGTGGAGGTAGTTCTTCACGCATTGGCGTCTTGTCTGGTTGTCGGCTTTGTTTACAATGCCGCGGCCCGCGGAATCGGAATCGATTCTCTGGAGCTCGATCTGGAAGGTGATCTTGACCTGCAGGGATTTCTGGGACTCTCAAAAAGCGTCCGTCCGGGATACGAAGGGATCCGGGTGGTCTGCCGGGTCGGGAGCAAAGCGTCGGATCAAGAGCTTCAGAAGTTATGGGCGGAGGCACAAAACATTTCCCCTGTTCTGGATATCGTCAGAAACCCGGTGCCGGTCTCTTTAGAAATCCAAAAGATCTCCTGA
- a CDS encoding SHOCT domain-containing protein, translating into MSWGNAMGAGMAWMWIFPVLFLMGLALFSGVFLRGMRGSPCGRPPDEERRRADSISEETPKEILDRRYARGEITREQYLEMRKDLE; encoded by the coding sequence ATGTCCTGGGGCAACGCGATGGGGGCGGGGATGGCATGGATGTGGATTTTTCCCGTGCTGTTCCTCATGGGCCTGGCCCTTTTTTCCGGGGTGTTCTTGAGGGGGATGCGAGGATCTCCGTGCGGCCGGCCCCCGGATGAAGAAAGGCGAAGAGCCGATTCAATATCCGAGGAAACGCCGAAGGAGATCCTGGACCGACGTTACGCCCGGGGAGAAATTACCCGGGAACAATATCTCGAAATGCGGAAGGATCTGGAATGA
- a CDS encoding cysteine desulfurase family protein — translation MRGFFDPQTPRGANRPIYLDYNATTPVAPEVVSAMMPWLSESFGNPSSDHLFGRDARQQVETAREEVAALIGAEPDEIVFTGSATEANNLAILGIVKAMKSERKEGLLVTSAIEHPSVLGPFGCLGEKGWRRQILPVDSSGRVDLGSAERIIGPETVFVSLMQANNETGAIQPVRAIADLAHARGAWVHVDASQATGKVPVDRKALGADLLTLAGHKFYAPKGIGVLVIRRGTPLRRIMAGGGQERNLRTGTENVPAIAALGTASRLAREHLGRERVRMEELRDRLHGRLAKGIPGLLLNGPPADRLPNTLNLSFPKVKGRDLLAAVPHIAASTGSACHGGIQEISSVLRAMGLDPERAWGAVRLSLGRFTTLPEVDRASNDLIAAWKLLVS, via the coding sequence ATGAGGGGATTCTTTGACCCCCAAACCCCGAGGGGCGCCAATCGGCCCATCTATCTCGACTACAATGCCACGACTCCGGTGGCCCCGGAGGTCGTATCGGCCATGATGCCCTGGTTGTCAGAGAGTTTCGGGAATCCCTCGTCCGATCACCTTTTCGGGAGGGACGCCCGACAGCAGGTGGAGACAGCGCGTGAGGAAGTGGCGGCTCTGATCGGGGCGGAACCGGACGAGATTGTGTTTACGGGAAGCGCGACCGAGGCCAATAATCTGGCTATTCTGGGAATTGTGAAGGCGATGAAGAGTGAAAGAAAAGAGGGACTTCTGGTGACTTCGGCCATCGAGCACCCGTCGGTGCTGGGGCCCTTCGGCTGTCTCGGGGAAAAAGGTTGGAGAAGGCAGATTCTTCCTGTCGACTCCTCCGGCCGGGTCGACCTCGGATCTGCCGAAAGAATTATCGGGCCGGAGACGGTCTTCGTCAGCCTCATGCAGGCCAACAACGAAACCGGAGCGATCCAGCCCGTCCGGGCCATCGCCGATCTTGCCCATGCCCGGGGAGCGTGGGTCCATGTCGATGCCTCCCAGGCGACCGGCAAGGTTCCCGTCGATAGGAAGGCTCTCGGTGCGGATCTTCTGACCCTGGCCGGCCACAAGTTCTATGCCCCGAAGGGGATCGGAGTCCTGGTCATCCGTCGGGGAACCCCCCTTCGGCGAATCATGGCCGGCGGAGGGCAGGAAAGGAACTTGCGGACCGGCACCGAAAACGTCCCCGCCATCGCGGCACTGGGAACGGCCTCTCGGCTGGCGCGTGAACACCTCGGCAGGGAGCGGGTCCGGATGGAAGAACTCCGCGACAGGCTTCACGGGAGGCTGGCGAAGGGCATCCCCGGACTTCTTCTCAACGGCCCTCCCGCCGACCGGCTTCCGAACACCCTCAATCTTTCCTTCCCGAAGGTAAAGGGACGGGATCTTCTGGCCGCCGTTCCCCATATTGCGGCCTCCACGGGAAGCGCCTGTCACGGAGGCATCCAGGAAATCAGCTCCGTGCTTCGGGCCATGGGTCTGGATCCCGAAAGGGCGTGGGGGGCGGTCAGGCTTTCCCTCGGCCGGTTCACCACTCTCCCCGAGGTCGACCGGGCCTCAAACGACCTGATCGCCGCCTGGAAACTCTTGGTCTCCTGA
- a CDS encoding methyltransferase domain-containing protein, whose amino-acid sequence MDPAASYDSWYDSPRGRWIGETEYRLISRQLRPLPGEIVLDAGCGTGWFSRRFNLEGIHVVGLDKNLNWLHFADSHSPAPLRWVGGDLRCLPFRDRTGSFRSPPCVSSTMNGRPSVKSSG is encoded by the coding sequence ATGGATCCCGCCGCCTCCTACGACTCTTGGTACGATTCCCCCCGCGGCCGATGGATCGGAGAAACGGAATACCGTCTGATCTCCCGTCAGCTCCGCCCTCTTCCTGGAGAGATCGTCCTTGATGCGGGATGCGGGACAGGATGGTTCTCCCGCCGCTTCAATCTCGAGGGGATCCACGTCGTAGGTCTCGATAAAAACCTCAACTGGCTCCATTTTGCCGACTCTCACAGTCCCGCCCCCCTTCGATGGGTCGGGGGAGACCTCCGATGCCTTCCTTTTCGCGACCGGACAGGGTCTTTTCGGTCGCCGCCTTGTGTTTCGTCGACGATGAACGGGAGGCCGTCAGTGAAATCGTCCGGGTGA
- a CDS encoding mercuric transporter MerT family protein, with translation MEPERVNKEPEEEKGSIGLIFGFLTSVLSVGCCAIPVVLVSLGLGGAWASRLEFLDQARPLLIVFSLLSLGWGIRRYTERGQKSLCKPNSAPGIRSDRVRKGIFWAVAAGSLLILLLPWMSAHFFHLRFFDRDKD, from the coding sequence ATGGAACCAGAAAGGGTAAACAAAGAGCCAGAAGAGGAGAAAGGAAGTATTGGACTGATCTTCGGATTCCTGACCTCTGTTTTATCCGTGGGGTGCTGTGCTATTCCGGTGGTTCTGGTTTCTCTCGGATTGGGTGGTGCCTGGGCCAGCCGGCTTGAATTTCTGGACCAGGCTCGCCCTCTTCTTATCGTTTTTTCTCTTCTTTCACTTGGGTGGGGCATCCGACGTTACACGGAACGGGGACAGAAGTCCTTGTGCAAACCGAATAGTGCCCCCGGAATTCGGAGCGATCGGGTACGAAAAGGAATATTCTGGGCGGTTGCCGCCGGAAGTCTTTTGATCCTGCTCCTTCCGTGGATGAGCGCCCACTTTTTCCACCTGAGATTTTTTGATCGGGATAAGGACTGA
- a CDS encoding DUF4346 domain-containing protein, whose product MKKEPALPVASNVAAGHLVEASLARKCWPCGCFHDALRSLDTSLPELGWPVVLSDAIRGGKEKLTERRYDCLGCEVCYPALALNALSEEEGAVSLEPCPTDLPKAQEGWPPLPGDYRVLRYQAPVAVCTLSDIRLFETLSKSAGTGLSIIGTLHTENLGIERIITNVLGNPHIRFLIVCGADSRQSVGHLPGQSLVSLMSAGLDEKGKINGALGKRPILKNIGRDAVEHFRNVITLLDMRGVENQDEILARIRECTTRNPGRSDPFPSLPTIEVLTGDLPARMVPDPAGYFVVYPDPARKKLVVEHYQNNGRLNKVITGMDPAEITTTAIKYRLVSRLDHAAYLGQELARAEASLFSGSRYVQDRAPESLFTSSNGTGACQCVETCTES is encoded by the coding sequence ATGAAGAAAGAACCGGCGCTCCCGGTGGCCTCAAATGTGGCGGCCGGGCACTTGGTAGAAGCCTCTTTGGCCAGAAAATGCTGGCCATGCGGATGCTTCCACGACGCATTACGTTCTCTTGACACATCTCTTCCTGAATTGGGGTGGCCGGTGGTTCTTTCGGATGCGATCCGCGGCGGGAAAGAAAAACTCACTGAACGCCGCTATGACTGTCTGGGGTGCGAGGTATGCTATCCCGCACTGGCGTTGAATGCGTTAAGCGAGGAGGAGGGTGCTGTGTCGCTTGAACCTTGCCCGACGGATCTCCCAAAAGCACAGGAAGGATGGCCGCCCCTTCCTGGGGACTACCGGGTCCTTCGTTACCAGGCACCGGTCGCGGTATGCACTCTGAGCGATATCCGGTTATTCGAGACGCTTTCTAAAAGTGCTGGGACGGGACTTTCCATTATCGGAACCCTCCATACCGAAAACCTCGGCATCGAACGGATCATCACCAACGTTCTGGGCAATCCCCATATCCGATTTCTGATCGTTTGCGGAGCGGATTCAAGGCAGTCTGTTGGACATTTGCCAGGACAATCGCTGGTCTCCCTGATGTCAGCAGGGCTCGACGAAAAGGGAAAAATAAATGGAGCGTTGGGGAAACGGCCGATACTTAAAAACATCGGTCGGGATGCCGTTGAACATTTCCGGAACGTGATCACATTGCTCGATATGCGGGGTGTGGAAAATCAAGACGAAATTCTGGCACGGATCCGGGAGTGCACGACCAGAAACCCGGGGCGATCCGATCCTTTTCCATCGCTCCCGACAATCGAGGTTTTGACGGGGGATCTCCCGGCACGGATGGTTCCCGATCCGGCAGGATATTTTGTCGTCTACCCGGATCCTGCCCGAAAAAAACTTGTTGTTGAACACTATCAGAACAATGGCCGGCTGAACAAAGTGATCACAGGGATGGATCCGGCTGAAATCACCACAACGGCAATCAAATATCGTTTGGTTTCCCGGCTGGACCATGCCGCCTATCTTGGGCAGGAACTGGCCCGGGCTGAGGCTTCCCTATTTTCCGGGAGCCGTTATGTGCAGGACCGTGCGCCAGAGTCCCTGTTCACTTCCTCAAACGGTACCGGCGCATGCCAATGCGTTGAAACCTGTACGGAATCGTGA
- a CDS encoding ArsR/SmtB family transcription factor gives MTIPFPSSKFVSSQPPAIETRPLIDSPLAKGLESVFKILGNHTRLRLLHALVRHPDLCVGEIAEAIGMKPQAVSNQLQRLADKGILVSRRSGLKIHYRIVDPCVVSLLDKGLCLVEDLPQKSPSVVKISEGVPHT, from the coding sequence ATGACTATTCCTTTCCCTTCATCAAAGTTTGTTTCCTCCCAGCCGCCCGCGATTGAGACGAGACCGCTTATAGATTCTCCGCTCGCGAAGGGTCTTGAATCCGTTTTTAAAATCCTGGGAAACCACACCCGACTTAGACTGCTTCACGCACTCGTTCGACACCCCGATCTGTGCGTCGGAGAGATTGCAGAAGCCATTGGAATGAAGCCTCAGGCTGTTTCCAACCAGCTTCAGCGTCTTGCCGACAAGGGAATCCTTGTTTCCAGGCGAAGTGGGCTGAAAATTCATTACCGGATCGTGGATCCTTGTGTTGTGAGTTTACTAGACAAGGGGCTGTGCCTCGTCGAAGACCTTCCTCAAAAGAGTCCCTCTGTGGTCAAGATATCTGAGGGGGTCCCCCACACATGA
- a CDS encoding class I SAM-dependent methyltransferase has product MLPGTWSPDGSRQLRPLPGEFVLDAGCGTGWFSRPLRWVGGDLRCLPFRDRTFDRVFSVAALCFVDDEQEAVREIVRVTRRRFAIGWLNRDSLLYRQKGVKGGIGSYRGARWRRPEELPGLFDGLPVGTLELRSCVALPKGDV; this is encoded by the coding sequence CTGCTCCCTGGAACTTGGTCTCCTGATGGATCCCGACAGCTCCGCCCTCTTCCCGGAGAATTTGTTCTCGATGCAGGTTGCGGGACCGGATGGTTCTCCCGCCCCCTTCGTTGGGTCGGGGGAGACCTCCGATGCCTTCCTTTTCGCGACCGGACCTTCGACAGGGTCTTTTCGGTCGCCGCCTTGTGTTTCGTCGACGATGAACAGGAGGCCGTCCGTGAAATCGTCCGGGTGACGCGCCGACGTTTTGCCATAGGATGGCTGAACCGGGACAGTCTCCTTTATCGGCAAAAAGGGGTGAAAGGGGGGATCGGATCCTATCGGGGAGCCCGATGGCGCCGTCCGGAAGAGCTTCCAGGGTTATTTGACGGATTGCCGGTGGGCACCCTCGAACTTCGTTCCTGCGTCGCGCTGCCAAAAGGAGACGTCTAG
- a CDS encoding efflux RND transporter permease subunit, whose amino-acid sequence MFDRLIAWSLHNRQIVLATTVILFVLGWLALKKMPVDVFPEFAPPQVVVQTELPGLAPTDMEALVTYPLESVINGAPGVTRVRSKTSVGLSTIIVIFKGDSNIYLDRQLVNERIQTVSGRLPAGATPVLLPVTSAVGWLVKYALTSQTVPPENLRTLSDWEIRPRILALGGIASVVSVGGEVRQYQVRLDPDRMLAYRISGEEVRRALERSNSNVPGAFLEKQGQEFIVSGVGRIASLDDLRNTEITVRSGMPITISNVAKVVIGGEIKRGDGAFGMKNAVIGTVSKAYGADTVITTERVEKALSEIKTHLPMGVQMNIQVFRQANFIEAAIHNLGVSLLEGALIVIIVLFIFLMNWRASLITFLSMPASFVGGILTMHALGIGINAMTLGGLAIAIGEVVDNGIITVENVVRRLRLNQSAEHPQPQLETVFEAVREILNSVVYATLIVILIFLPIFFLQGLTRRIFSPLVMAYIASVTASLLVSVTMIPVLCYQLLAIWDKKRKREEEVALDPSNNQEIPSHTLTLEDGNQRKKSETRFVQWLKRHYLNLLNLALRKFWWVMGLAVLGLGISLSLLPFLGQSFLPEFHEGNYIIAMTTLPGTSLKESMRLGALVRQDLLKYPQVVSIDQRAGRSELDEDANPPNFSEFDVRLDFGKDPMTPPDILLKRIRQDLSEIPGAVFNIGQFIAHRIDEVQSGVRAQVAIKIFGDDLTTLYQLGQKTGALLRGVPGVVDVNVEQQIRVPQLTIRVDRTRAARYGIKAGDLMRDIQMYLNGEQVSSVLEGQRSFALYVRLKHSARNSVETIRDMLVDAPGLDPGNNAKVPLREVANVSLQDEPYSINRENTRRLIVVSFNTQGRDLGSIIRDIQTRIGERIKLPPSYSIEYGGQFESQQKATRTLLTFGVLALFGALILLYKAFGTFREALLVLFNLPLAMIGGVIGLFLAGADMSVAAMIGFITLFGIASRNGIILITHYNQLRKEGKSLQEVVVSGTLDRLIPVLMTATTAALGLIPMLWGSPVGKELERPLALVVLGGLFTSTFLNMIVIPSVYNRMELWLERTRR is encoded by the coding sequence GTGTTCGACCGTCTGATCGCCTGGTCCCTGCACAACCGTCAGATTGTACTGGCGACCACTGTTATTTTGTTTGTTTTGGGATGGCTTGCCCTAAAGAAGATGCCGGTGGACGTTTTTCCCGAGTTCGCACCGCCTCAGGTCGTCGTTCAGACCGAGTTGCCGGGCCTGGCGCCGACGGACATGGAGGCCTTGGTGACCTATCCCCTGGAAAGCGTCATCAACGGCGCCCCGGGAGTCACCCGTGTACGGTCGAAAACGTCGGTGGGTCTCTCGACTATTATCGTGATATTCAAGGGGGACTCAAACATTTATCTGGACAGGCAACTGGTCAACGAACGGATCCAGACCGTGTCGGGCCGTCTTCCTGCCGGTGCCACCCCGGTCCTATTGCCGGTGACCTCGGCGGTGGGCTGGCTCGTCAAATATGCTCTGACAAGCCAAACCGTCCCCCCGGAAAATTTGCGCACACTGTCGGATTGGGAAATCCGTCCGAGAATCCTGGCCTTGGGAGGGATTGCCTCGGTTGTGTCCGTAGGGGGAGAGGTCAGACAGTATCAGGTCCGCCTTGATCCCGACCGCATGCTCGCCTACCGAATTAGCGGCGAGGAAGTGCGGAGAGCCCTGGAAAGATCTAACAGCAATGTTCCTGGCGCTTTTCTAGAAAAACAGGGACAGGAATTCATTGTGTCTGGTGTCGGGAGGATTGCCTCTCTCGACGATCTCAGAAATACCGAGATCACTGTTCGCTCTGGAATGCCCATCACCATCTCCAATGTCGCCAAAGTGGTTATAGGCGGCGAAATCAAGCGGGGAGACGGCGCCTTCGGAATGAAGAATGCCGTCATCGGAACCGTCTCCAAGGCCTATGGGGCCGATACCGTCATCACCACGGAAAGAGTGGAAAAGGCTCTTTCAGAAATCAAGACCCATTTGCCAATGGGGGTCCAAATGAACATCCAGGTGTTCCGCCAGGCCAATTTTATCGAGGCCGCGATCCACAATCTCGGAGTTTCCCTTCTGGAGGGAGCGCTCATCGTTATTATCGTTCTGTTTATCTTCCTTATGAATTGGCGCGCCTCTCTCATCACCTTTCTATCGATGCCGGCGTCTTTTGTGGGGGGTATCCTGACGATGCACGCCCTGGGCATCGGGATTAACGCCATGACCTTGGGGGGGCTGGCGATCGCCATCGGCGAGGTGGTGGACAACGGCATCATCACCGTGGAGAACGTGGTGCGCCGCCTCCGTCTGAACCAAAGTGCCGAACATCCGCAACCGCAGCTCGAAACGGTGTTCGAAGCGGTGCGGGAAATACTCAATTCGGTGGTGTACGCAACCTTGATCGTCATTTTGATCTTCCTGCCGATTTTTTTTCTGCAGGGGCTGACCAGACGCATCTTTAGCCCATTGGTGATGGCTTATATCGCTTCGGTGACAGCATCTCTGTTGGTCTCTGTCACCATGATTCCCGTATTGTGCTATCAGCTATTGGCCATTTGGGACAAGAAGAGAAAGCGTGAAGAAGAGGTTGCGCTCGATCCTTCGAATAACCAGGAGATACCTTCCCACACCTTGACGCTAGAGGATGGAAACCAGCGGAAAAAGAGCGAAACCCGATTCGTGCAGTGGCTCAAGCGACACTACCTGAATCTTTTGAACCTTGCCCTGCGCAAGTTCTGGTGGGTGATGGGCTTGGCCGTCCTGGGGCTGGGGATCTCCCTTTCCCTTCTGCCCTTTCTTGGACAATCGTTCTTGCCGGAATTTCACGAAGGCAATTACATCATAGCCATGACCACCTTGCCCGGAACGTCACTGAAAGAGTCCATGCGGCTGGGAGCGCTGGTGCGCCAGGACCTTCTCAAATATCCCCAGGTGGTCTCGATCGACCAGCGTGCTGGACGCAGCGAGCTGGACGAAGATGCCAACCCTCCAAATTTCAGCGAATTCGATGTGCGCCTAGATTTTGGCAAGGATCCCATGACGCCGCCGGACATTTTGCTTAAACGCATCCGGCAGGACCTGTCCGAAATTCCGGGAGCGGTGTTTAACATCGGCCAGTTCATTGCCCACCGCATCGATGAAGTGCAGTCCGGAGTTCGCGCCCAAGTGGCCATCAAGATTTTTGGCGATGACTTGACTACCTTATATCAACTCGGGCAAAAGACAGGAGCGTTGTTGCGGGGCGTGCCAGGAGTGGTGGACGTCAATGTGGAGCAACAGATAAGGGTCCCCCAACTGACCATCAGGGTCGACCGCACACGCGCTGCGCGCTATGGAATCAAGGCGGGAGATTTGATGCGGGACATCCAGATGTATCTGAACGGGGAACAGGTATCAAGCGTACTGGAAGGGCAACGCAGTTTTGCCCTTTACGTGCGACTTAAGCATTCGGCCCGCAACAGTGTAGAGACTATCCGCGACATGCTGGTGGATGCTCCCGGCCTGGATCCAGGGAACAACGCCAAAGTGCCTCTGCGCGAAGTGGCTAACGTATCTTTGCAAGACGAACCGTATTCGATTAATCGGGAAAACACCCGTCGTCTGATTGTCGTGAGTTTTAACACCCAAGGACGGGATTTGGGCAGCATCATCCGAGACATCCAAACCAGGATCGGAGAACGGATCAAACTGCCGCCAAGCTATTCCATCGAGTATGGTGGCCAGTTTGAAAGCCAGCAGAAAGCCACTCGGACCTTGCTGACTTTTGGTGTGTTGGCCCTGTTCGGGGCACTGATTCTGCTTTACAAGGCCTTCGGCACATTCCGCGAGGCTTTGTTGGTGTTGTTCAACCTGCCTCTGGCGATGATAGGGGGGGTGATCGGGTTATTCCTGGCAGGTGCCGATATGAGCGTCGCTGCCATGATCGGATTCATTACCCTGTTTGGCATCGCCTCCCGAAACGGCATCATTCTGATCACTCACTACAATCAATTGCGAAAGGAAGGCAAATCTTTGCAGGAAGTGGTCGTATCAGGTACGCTTGACCGGCTGATCCCTGTGTTGATGACCGCGACAACCGCCGCACTAGGATTGATTCCGATGCTATGGGGTTCACCCGTGGGCAAAGAGTTGGAGCGTCCGCTGGCCCTAGTGGTGTTGGGGGGCCTGTTTACCTCCACCTTCCTGAACATGATCGTCATTCCTTCCGTTTACAACCGTATGGAACTATGGCTTGAACGCACAAGAAGATGA
- a CDS encoding efflux RND transporter periplasmic adaptor subunit, with protein MNNLLCQATLRIACRTLLALFVLIGGFETLSPAWSYEGEEIPVHGGRGGGNRTVHLTLKQQNMLGLSLASVSYRRMEQALNLNGTVEWLPDRQSDVTLRISGQIAAVYVNLGDQVHRGQPMIKVESRLIGNPPPSVVISAPLGGVVDARNVVLGQSVEPNTVLFHIGDPASMLVVARVYEEDLGKVRIGQIAEIRVIGYPEEVFRGRVTLIGPTLDPLNRTGSVWIKLANPKGVLKPNEFVRVRLILKQVKKALAIPDDAVLVANGEKFVFVKVGPDSYRRVLIKTGIEDNGYMEILSGLTPKERVVTTGNREIFTIWLGNGSLKGEE; from the coding sequence ATGAATAACCTACTATGTCAGGCAACTTTGAGAATCGCTTGTCGAACCCTTCTCGCTCTATTTGTCCTGATCGGCGGGTTCGAGACTCTATCTCCGGCCTGGTCCTATGAAGGAGAAGAAATCCCGGTCCATGGGGGCAGAGGTGGGGGGAATCGAACGGTGCATTTGACCCTCAAACAACAAAATATGTTGGGACTATCCCTGGCTTCCGTCAGTTACCGAAGAATGGAACAAGCATTGAATTTGAATGGGACAGTTGAGTGGCTCCCTGACCGGCAGTCAGACGTGACACTGCGCATCAGCGGCCAGATTGCCGCCGTCTACGTAAATCTGGGGGATCAGGTTCACAGGGGACAGCCCATGATCAAGGTGGAATCCAGACTGATCGGCAATCCTCCGCCCAGCGTTGTCATTTCTGCTCCTCTGGGCGGGGTCGTGGATGCCCGGAATGTCGTTCTGGGCCAGTCGGTAGAACCCAATACGGTCCTTTTCCACATCGGGGATCCGGCAAGCATGCTCGTTGTGGCCAGGGTTTACGAGGAAGATTTGGGCAAGGTTCGGATCGGTCAAATAGCGGAAATACGGGTCATCGGCTATCCCGAGGAGGTCTTTCGAGGACGGGTAACTCTCATCGGCCCCACCCTGGACCCCCTCAATCGCACCGGGTCCGTCTGGATCAAGTTGGCTAACCCGAAGGGAGTTCTGAAGCCCAACGAGTTCGTTCGTGTCAGGCTGATTCTGAAACAGGTCAAAAAAGCTCTTGCTATTCCTGATGATGCCGTCCTGGTTGCAAACGGCGAGAAGTTTGTCTTTGTGAAGGTCGGTCCCGACTCCTATCGACGGGTCCTTATCAAGACCGGAATCGAGGACAATGGCTATATGGAAATTCTTTCGGGCCTTACCCCGAAAGAACGGGTGGTGACTACGGGGAACCGGGAGATCTTTACCATATGGTTGGGAAATGGCTCTTTGAAAGGGGAGGAGTAA